One region of Cucurbita pepo subsp. pepo cultivar mu-cu-16 chromosome LG03, ASM280686v2, whole genome shotgun sequence genomic DNA includes:
- the LOC111791446 gene encoding protein UNUSUAL FLORAL ORGANS-like, translating into MWSSLPLDVLANIFSFLSPDSLARARSACRHWHECVDTRPLSTKPILSQYHPSWFIALPLRAHKLCFAHNPIFDNWHKLSLEFLPDLVKPIATVGNLLLLRSVSSVVLQLIICNPFTSQFRYLPRPNITRSNPAVGVVIQNTSQDSQFPEFEVYVAGGMSEAPQGGTTYESKLEIYDSRNDSWKIVGSLPVEFSVRLTVWTHNDSVYSNGVLYWITSARAFRVMGFEINSNICRELQVPMADRLEFAALTSRNGRLALVGAICGENACVWELGDRDMWAVVEKVPNDLGIKLLGGSNGRWINTKCVANNEVMCLYKELGSGMVIWRERKEKNKWEWNWINGCSSIRSQRVDNLPIKGLLLQPSLAPFAPYSN; encoded by the coding sequence ATGTGGAGTAGCCTTCCTCTTGATGTTCTTGCCAAcatcttctccttcctctccCCAGACTCCTTGGCACGAGCTAGATCGGCCTGCAGGCATTGGCACGAGTGCGTCGATACTCGCCCCTTGAGCACCAAGCCAATTCTTTCGCAGTATCATCCCTCATGGTTCATCGCCTTGCCTTTGCGAGCACACAAGCTATGTTTTGCTCACAATCCAATTTTTGACAATTGGCATAAGCTCTCACTGGAATTTCTTCCTGATTTAGTCAAACCAATTGCCACAGTTGGTAATCTTCTGCTTTTAAGATCCGTAAGTTCTGTTGTTCTACAATTGATCATATGCAATCCATTCACTAGTCAATTCCGGTATCTTCCAAGGCCGAACATCACTAGGAGTAATCCGGCTGTGGGGGTTGTAATACAAAACACAAGCCAAGATTCTCAGTTTCCAGAATTCGAAGTCTATGTAGCAGGTGGGATGTCAGAGGCACCACAAGGTGGCACCACTTATGAATCAAAGTTGGAAATATATGATTCAAGAAACGACTCATGGAAAATTGTAGGATCACTGCCAGTGGAATTTTCCGTGAGGCTAACAGTCTGGACTCATAATGACAGTGTCTACTCTAATGGGGTTTTGTATTGGATAACCTCTGCAAGGGCATTCAGGGTGATGGGGTTTGAGATTAACTCAAACATTTGCAGGGAATTGCAGGTGCCAATGGCTGACCGACTTGAATTTGCCGCACTTACAAGCCGAAATGGAAGGCTAGCATTAGTTGGTGCCATATGCGGTGAAAACGCCTGCGTTTGGGAGCTTGGAGATAGAGATATGTGGGCAGTGGTTGAGAAGGTGCCAAATGACTTGGGAATAAAACTTCTAGGAGGAAGCAATGGAAGATGGATAAACACCAAGTGCGTAGCAAACAATGAGGTTATGTGCTTGTACAAGGAGCTTGGAAGTGGAATGGTAATttggagagaaagaaaagagaagaacaaatgGGAATGGAATTGGATCAATGGATGTTCTTCAATTAGAAGCCAAAGAGTTGATAACTTGCCAATAAAAGGACTGCTTCTTCAACCAAGCCTTGCTCCTTTTGCACCGTACTCAAATTGA
- the LOC111790890 gene encoding MAPK kinase substrate protein At1g80180-like, with product MEGLQRSEISFRRQGSSGLVWDDRFLSGELKQTAAASGEENSAAVTVEPINTTMERSRSNGGRGYRTGKVPPAIEPPSPKVSVCGFCSAFGKPARKSRWTKTGKRRSV from the coding sequence ATGGAGGGATTGCAGAGATCTGAGATTTCTTTCCGGCGGCAAGGCTCGTCGGGACTGGTGTGGGACGACCGATTTTTGTCCGGGGAGTTGAAGCAAACGGCCGCCGCATCGGGGGAGGAGAATTCGGCGGCAGTGACGGTGGAGCCGATTAATACTACGATGGAGAGAAGCCGATCCAACGGTGGGCGTGGGTACAGGACGGGGAAGGTACCGCCGGCGATCGAGCCGCCGTCGCCGAAGGTGTCGGTTTGTGGATTCTGCAGCGCTTTTGGGAAACCGGCGAGGAAGAGTCGGTGGACGAAAACCGGTAAGCGTAGATCGGTGTAG
- the LOC111790264 gene encoding pentatricopeptide repeat-containing protein At1g52620-like yields the protein MRVLNGPADVLSSVLSNARAIGIRAKSFLLDIFECCVVGKYTCTLVHGYCKQGEYIRASDLLIEMSTKGHEVDIVSYGALIHGLIVAGGVDIASTIRVRMMERGVLPDANIYNVLMNTFHGRGGVMLDQIIAPDAFIYATLVDGFIRHGNLDEAKKL from the exons ATGAGAGTTCTGAATGGACCAGCTGATGTTCTCT CATCGGTGCTTTCAAATGCAAGGGCAATAGGAATAAGGGCAAAATCTTTCCTGTTGGATATTTTTGAATGCTGCGTAg TTGGTAAGTACACTTGTACTCTTGTTCATGGCTACTGCAAGCAAGGGGAGTATATTAGGGCCTCAGATTTGCTAATTGAGATGTCAACTAAGGGCCATGAAGTTGATATTGTTTCGTATGGAGCTTTAATCCATGGACTTATTGTTGCAGGGGGAGTCGATATTGCATCGACAATCCGGGTCAGAATGATGGAAAGAGGGGTCTTACCTGATGCCAATATCTACAATGTTTTAATGAATACTTTCCATGGCCGAGGTGGGGTGATGCTTGACCAAATTATAGCACCTGATGCATTTATTTATGCTACTTTAGTGGATGGGTTCATTAGGCATGGCAACCTTGACGAGGCCAAGAAACTATAA
- the LOC111790888 gene encoding pentatricopeptide repeat-containing protein At1g80150, mitochondrial, which produces MLSLRPIRRFCHAATVIVSSETPAAVLNHVQNSKPVEEPALIKLKAERDPEKLFHLFKANAHNRLVIENRFAFEDTVSRLAGARRFDYIEHLLEHQKTLPQGRREGFIIRIIMLYGKAEMIKHAVDTFYNMHLYGCSRTVKSFNAVLKVLMKARDLGALEAFLREAPEKFNIELDIISVNIVVKAFCDMGILNRAYLFILEMEKVGIRPDVVTYTTLISALYKHNQCEISNGLWNLMVLRGCLPNLASFNVRIQYLVDRRRAWDANKLMNVMRNIGIVPDEVTYNLVIKGFCQAGFLDMAKRVYSALHGSGYKPNVKIYQTMIHYLCRSGDFNMAYTMCKDAMTKNWFPNIDTIHSLLKGLNKMGQPGKAQLILSLARKRVPPFSTTQLEALNTTMANG; this is translated from the coding sequence ATGCTCTCGCTGCGACCTATTCGCAGATTCTGCCATGCTGCTACCGTCATTGTATCTTCAGAGACCCCTGCGGCTGTGTTGAATCACGTTCAGAACTCGAAGCCCGTCGAGGAGCCTGCCCTTATAAAGCTTAAAGCAGAACGGGACCCTGAGAAGCTGTTCCATCTGTTTAAAGCCAATGCGCACAATCGGCTTGTGATTGAGAATCGATTTGCTTTTGAAGACACTGTGTCTCGACTGGCTGGAGCTCGTCGCTTTGATTACATTGAGCATTTACTTGAGCATCAGAAGACTCTTCCACAGGGGCGCCGTGAAGGATTCATTATAAGGATTATAATGCTATATGGTAAGGCTGAGATGATCAAGCATGCTGTTGACACTTTTTATAATATGCACTTATATGGATGCAGTAGGACTGTTAAGTCGTTTAACGCGGTGCTTAAGGTTTTGATGAAGGCCCGTGATTTAGGAGCTCTCGAGGCATTTTTGAGAGAAGCTCcagaaaaattcaatattgAGTTGGATATAATTTCTGTTAACATTGTTGTTAAGGCTTTTTGTGACATGGGTATTTTAAATAGAGCTTATCTTTTCATATTAGAAATGGAGAAGGTGGGAATAAGACCAGATGTGGTTACCTATACGACGTTAATTTCGGCATTGTACAAGCATAATCAATGTGAAATTAGTAATGGTCTGTGGAATCTAATGGTTTTGAGGGGTTGTTTGCCCAATCTTGCTTCTTTCAATGTGAGAATTCAATATTTGGTTGACAGGAGACGAGCATGGGATGCTAATAAATTGATGAATGTGATGAGGAACATTGGGATTGTACCTGATGAGGTTACTTACAATCTGGTAATAAAAGGTTTTTGCCAAGCCGGGTTTCTTGATATGGCGAAAAGGGTTTATTCTGCTTTACATGGGAGTGGATATAAACCAAATGTCAAAATTTATCAAACCATGATTCATTACCTATGCAGAAGTGGGGATTTCAACATGGCATATACAATGTGCAAAGATGCCATGACCAAGAATTGGTTTCCAAACATTGATACAATTCATTCATTACTTAAAGGCCTCAACAAGATGGGGCAGCCTGGTAAGGCTCAGTTGATCCTATCATTGGCAAGGAAAAGGGTGCCTCCTTTCTCTACAACTCAGTTGGAAGCTTTGAATACCACAATGGCCAACGGCTGA